Proteins from a single region of bacterium BMS3Abin02:
- the rarA gene encoding replication-associated recombination protein A codes for MDDLFAAHRSEVKSKVAPLASRMRPASLDEVVGQPHLVGPGAAFRRLLEAGRPISMILWGPPGTGKTTLARLVAGTSGARFEQLSATAAGVKDVRRILREAEHRLGEESRRTVLFLDEIHRFSKSQQDALLPGVEDGTIILVGATTENPFFEVNSPLMSRASLFRLEKIEPEELGVLIDRAISDTERGLGDTGVSLEAEARTALTERVGGDARAALNALEIAASLTLGAKRSEIGREDVAEALQRRIVLYDKSGDRHYDVISAFIKSLRGSDPDAALYWLHTMLVAGEDPEFIMRRMIIFASEDIGLADRHALPIAIAASQALAYTGLPEATYALTHAALYLATAVKSNTVAVSIRKARGAVEETAGADVPVHLRSAAYAGAKELGHGVGYRYPHDYEEHVVAQQYLPDEAVGRALFTPVDQGDEAGIRERVASWRRFLRGR; via the coding sequence ATGGACGACCTGTTCGCAGCCCACCGGTCAGAAGTGAAGTCGAAGGTGGCTCCACTCGCATCCCGCATGCGCCCCGCAAGCCTCGATGAAGTCGTCGGCCAGCCGCATCTGGTGGGTCCTGGTGCGGCCTTCCGTCGGCTGCTCGAAGCCGGCCGGCCGATCTCCATGATCCTGTGGGGCCCGCCCGGAACGGGGAAGACGACACTTGCGCGGCTGGTCGCGGGGACTTCAGGCGCCCGCTTCGAGCAACTCTCCGCGACGGCAGCCGGAGTCAAAGACGTGCGACGGATTCTGCGCGAAGCCGAACACAGGCTCGGTGAGGAAAGCCGAAGGACGGTGCTGTTCCTCGACGAGATCCACCGTTTCTCGAAGTCGCAGCAAGACGCTCTCCTTCCAGGCGTCGAGGACGGGACGATCATCCTCGTGGGTGCGACCACGGAGAACCCGTTCTTCGAAGTGAACTCCCCGTTGATGTCGCGAGCCAGCTTGTTCCGACTCGAGAAGATCGAACCCGAGGAGCTTGGAGTGTTGATCGACCGGGCGATCTCCGATACGGAACGCGGATTGGGAGACACGGGCGTCAGCTTGGAGGCCGAGGCTCGGACGGCGCTCACCGAACGTGTCGGCGGAGATGCCAGGGCGGCACTGAACGCTCTCGAGATCGCAGCTTCGCTCACGCTTGGTGCGAAGAGGTCCGAAATCGGCCGGGAGGACGTGGCAGAGGCCTTGCAGCGCCGCATCGTCCTGTACGACAAATCGGGCGATCGCCACTACGACGTCATCTCTGCATTCATCAAGAGCTTGCGAGGCTCCGACCCGGACGCAGCCCTGTACTGGTTGCACACCATGCTCGTGGCAGGCGAGGATCCCGAGTTCATCATGCGCAGGATGATCATCTTCGCGTCAGAGGACATTGGTTTGGCCGACCGGCACGCGCTGCCCATCGCGATTGCCGCCTCGCAGGCCCTGGCCTACACGGGACTCCCAGAGGCAACCTACGCGCTGACACACGCAGCGCTCTACCTTGCGACTGCCGTCAAATCCAACACGGTCGCCGTGTCGATCCGCAAGGCACGCGGCGCAGTCGAGGAGACCGCAGGCGCGGACGTCCCGGTCCACCTGCGGTCCGCCGCGTACGCGGGAGCGAAGGAGCTGGGGCACGGCGTCGGATACCGCTATCCGCACGACTACGAAGAACACGTCGTCGCCCAGCAGTACCTTCCCGACGAGGCGGTAGGACGCGCGTTGTTCACTCCCGTCGATCAGGGAGAC